A genomic segment from Nicotiana tabacum cultivar K326 chromosome 9, ASM71507v2, whole genome shotgun sequence encodes:
- the LOC142164090 gene encoding uncharacterized protein LOC142164090, translated as MEDMLRACIIEFEGSWDKHLALIEFAYNNSYQSSIGIPPYEALYGRKCRTPLCWNEVGEKNLVGPEIVQQTEDKVKIIKDRLKIASNRQNSYADLKRHEIEYKAVLERVDPVAYKLALPPELDKIHNVFHVYMLRRYLSDPSHVLPIESIEVNPDLTYGEEQIQILARELKELRNKSIP; from the exons atggaggatatgcttcgagcatGCATTATTGAGTTTGAGGGTAGTTGGGACAAACACTTAGCCctgatagaatttgcttacaataatagctaccaatcaagtATAGGCATTCCTCCTTAtgaagctttgtatgggagaAAATGTAGAACGCCTCTTTGTTGGAACGAGGTTGGTGAAAAAAATTTGGTGGGTCCTGAGATTGTTCAACAAACTGaagataaggtaaaaatcatcaaGGATCGCTTAAAAATTGCCTCAAACAGACAAAATTCTTATGCTGATCTTAAAAGGCATGAAATTGAGTATAAAGCGG TACTTGAGAGAGTTGACCCAGTTGCTTATAAACTAGCTCTTCCACCAGAGTTAGACAAGATCCACAACGTCTTCCATGTTTATATGCTTAGAAGATACCTCtcagatccatctcatgttcttcCTATTGAATCTATAGAGGTCAATCCTGATTTGACATATGGAGAAGAACAAATCCAAATCTTAGCGCGTGAGTTAAAAGAGCTTAGAAACAAGAGCATCCCCTAA
- the LOC142164091 gene encoding uncharacterized protein LOC142164091: MRNDDEDEILHTERIFQQYLVDEYIKLETQRLNFTVFNQDLFRMAMLQGLLDILQLGERDSSNIGKQNFLPSSFIGGPQDMRQRYMDAIALVQHFEAYDNIISAEIPDENTEPDLYSLVLKHMMHGPCGNLNPTNSCMKKKGYCKFKYPKSFADHTSKGIESYPIYRRRNVVVKIREQYLDNSWVIPYNPFLLGKFDYHVNVEICSDIKFVKYLYKYICKGHDKIAFSVHNNDTNAEVDEIKEYQSARWVPPPEAMWRLYGFSISEMSPTVCPLQLHLKGLQFVSFRSNANVDTVVNKPLIKQTMLTQFFQMNRTNAEAMELNLLYREFPEHFVWSSIEKMWTPRKQRRVIGRVVTYHPTEGEGIILECY; the protein is encoded by the exons atgagaaatgatgatgaagatgaaataTTGCATACCGAAAGAATATTTCAGCAGTATTTAGTTGACGAGTACATTAAACTCGAAACACAAAGGTTGAATTTCACAGTGTTCAATCAAGATTTATTCAGAATGGCTATGCTACAAGGACTTCTTGATATCTTACAATTAGGTGAACGTGATTCTTCTAATATCGGGAAACAAAATTTCCTTCCAAGCTCTTTTATTGGAGGGCCTCAGGATATGCGACAACGGTACATGGATGCTATTGCGCTCGTGCAGCATTTCG AGGCTTACGATAATATTATTAGTGCTGAAATACCTGATGAAAATACAGAACCAGatttatattcacttgttcttaaACACATGATGCATGGTCCATGCGGTAATCTAAACCCAACAAATTCTTGTATGAAGAAAAAAGGTTACTGTAAATTCAAATATCCAAAAAGCTTTGCTGATCATACATCAAAAGGAATAGAATCTTACCCAATTTATAGAAGACGCAATGTGGTGGTAAAAATAAGAGAACAATACTTGGATAACTCATGGGTTATTCCATATAATCCTTTTTTGCTCGGCAAATTTGATTACCATGTGAATGTTGAGATATGCTCTGATATTAAGTTTGTTAAGTATCTTTATAAGTATATATGTAAAGGACATGACAAGATTGCATTTTCAGTACATAATAACGACACAAATGCAGAAGTAGATGAAATAAAGGAATATCAGTCTGCTAGATGGGTGCCGCCTCCCGAAGCTATGTGGCGCTTGTACGGTTTCTCCATTAGTGAAATGTCACCGACTGTATGCCCTCTTCAACTTCATCTTAAAGGACTACAATTTGTTTCATTCAGAAGCAACGCAAATGTAGATACAGTTGTAAATAAGCCGTTGATTAAGCAGACGATGTTAACACAATTTTTCCAAATGAATAGAACAAATGCAGAGGCTATGGAGCTCAATCTATTATACCGGGAATTCCCTGAACATTTTGTTTGGTCTTCAATAGAGAAGATGTGGACACCTCGAAAACAACGACGTGTTATTGGTCGTGTTGTAACATATCATCCAACAGAAGGTGAGGGTATTATCTTAGAATGCTATTAA